From a region of the Hymenobacter jejuensis genome:
- the ahcY gene encoding adenosylhomocysteinase → MVETTYVPYKVKDIALAEWGRKEIRLAEAEMPGLMALREEFGPSQPLKGARIAGCLHMTIQTAVLIETLIALGADVTWSSCNIFSTQDHAAAAIAAAGIPVYAWKGMNEEEFNWCIEQTLYFGEDRQPLNMILDDGGDLTNMVLNNFPELAAGIKGISEETTTGVLRLLDRVKNGTLPMPAFNINDSVTKSKFDNKYGCKESAVDAIRRATDVMMAGKIAVVAGYGDVGKGTAASLRGAGARVIVTEIDPICALQAAMDGYAVKKMSNAIKEADIVVTATGNCDIITEEHFRALKDKAIVCNIGHFDDEIDMAWLNGNYGHTKDTVKPQVDLYNIDGKEVIILAEGRLVNLGCATGHPSFVMSNSFTNQTLAQLELWQHADQYENKVYTLPKHLDEKVARLHLAKIGVELDELKSKQASYIGVDVQGPFKSDLYRY, encoded by the coding sequence ATGGTTGAGACGACCTACGTTCCCTACAAAGTAAAAGACATCGCGCTGGCCGAATGGGGCCGCAAAGAAATTCGTTTGGCGGAGGCTGAGATGCCCGGCCTAATGGCTCTGCGTGAAGAGTTTGGCCCTTCGCAGCCACTCAAAGGCGCTCGTATTGCAGGTTGCCTGCACATGACGATTCAAACCGCTGTTCTGATTGAGACGCTCATTGCTTTGGGCGCCGACGTTACGTGGTCATCGTGCAACATCTTCTCGACTCAGGATCACGCCGCTGCGGCCATCGCGGCTGCGGGCATTCCGGTATATGCCTGGAAGGGAATGAACGAGGAAGAGTTTAACTGGTGCATCGAGCAAACGCTGTATTTCGGCGAAGATCGTCAGCCACTGAACATGATTCTGGATGACGGCGGCGACCTGACCAACATGGTGCTGAACAACTTCCCGGAATTGGCCGCTGGCATCAAAGGCATTTCGGAGGAAACTACGACCGGCGTACTGCGCTTGCTTGACCGAGTAAAGAATGGCACGCTGCCCATGCCTGCTTTCAACATCAACGACTCGGTGACGAAGTCGAAGTTTGACAACAAATACGGTTGCAAAGAGTCGGCTGTAGACGCTATCCGTCGTGCTACCGATGTGATGATGGCTGGCAAAATTGCTGTGGTAGCCGGTTACGGTGACGTAGGGAAAGGCACCGCAGCTTCGCTGCGTGGCGCTGGCGCTCGCGTGATTGTGACAGAAATAGACCCTATTTGCGCTCTGCAGGCTGCCATGGACGGTTACGCAGTCAAAAAGATGTCGAATGCTATCAAGGAAGCTGACATTGTAGTAACGGCTACCGGCAACTGCGATATCATCACCGAAGAGCACTTCCGTGCGCTGAAAGACAAAGCCATCGTTTGCAACATCGGCCACTTCGACGATGAAATAGACATGGCTTGGCTCAATGGTAACTACGGCCACACCAAAGATACCGTTAAACCACAGGTAGACCTGTATAACATTGACGGCAAAGAAGTTATCATTTTGGCTGAGGGCCGTTTGGTAAACTTGGGCTGCGCCACTGGCCACCCTTCGTTCGTAATGTCGAACTCGTTCACGAACCAGACGCTAGCGCAGCTAGAGCTGTGGCAGCACGCCGACCAGTACGAAAACAAGGTATATACCTTGCCTAAGCACCTCGACGAAAAGGTTGCGCGTTTGCACCTCGCCAAAATTGGCGTTGAGCTCGACGAGTTGAAGTCGAAGCAGGCCTCTTACATCGGCGTAGACGTGCAAGGCCCATTCAAATCGGATTTGTACCGCTACTAA